The following are encoded together in the Scomber scombrus chromosome 7, fScoSco1.1, whole genome shotgun sequence genome:
- the tnfb gene encoding tumor necrosis factor b (TNF superfamily, member 2), translating to MFRFLIKLLFVSSVQMESTRTEALTGRDTAEKKNPHDTLRRISSKAKAAIHLEGSYDDDDEEWSLPATLEWRCGQGQAFAQGGFQLVENQIVIPHSGLYFVYSQASFRVSCSDGDEQGAGRNLTPLSHRIWRYSDSVGTKASLMSAVRSVCQHTPQDDDDDRVEQGWYNAIYLGAVFQLNSGDKLWAEINQLSALETDDGKTFFGVFAL from the exons ATGTTTAGATTTCTAATCAAGCTGCTGTTTGTCTCCTCGGTACAGATGGAATCAACCAGAACAGAAGCACTAACGGGGAGGGACactgctgagaaaaaaa ATCCCCACGACACACTGAGGCGAATCAGCAGCAAAGCCAAAGCAGCCATCCACTTAGAAG ggagttatgatgatgatgatgaagaatgGAGTTTGCCAGCCACGTTGGAGTGGAGGTGCGGTCAGGGCCAGGCCTTTGCTCAGGGCGGCTTCCAACTGGTAGAAAACCAGATTGTGATCCCGCATTCCGGCCTCTACTTCGTCTACAGCCAGGCATCATTCAGAGTTTCCTGCAGCGATGGTGACGAGCAGGGAGCGGGAAGAAATCTCACACCTCTCAGCCACAGGATCTGGCGCTATTCGGACTCTGTGGGCACCAAGGCCTCACTGATGAGCGCGGTGAGGTCGGTATGTCAGCACACTCCTCAGGATGACGACGACGACAGAGTGGAGCAGGGCTGGTACAACGCCATATATCTTGGTGCTGTGTTTCAGCTGAATAGCGGAGACAAACTCTGGGCAGAAATCAACCAGCTTTCAGCGCTTGAGACCGATGATGGCAAGACTTTCTTTGGTGTGTTTGcactttga